ATCAGTCTGCGCTGTGCCACCCACTCCAGTTCCGCGGCGACCGGGATCGCCTCGTTCTACTTCGGCAACGCTCACGGGTCGGTCTCCCCGCTGGGACGTAACCTGTCCGATCTGATCCAACGAGAGCTGGTGGCGCGCACCGGGTTACCGGATTGTCGCAGCCACAGCCGGACGTGGGATCTGTTGCGGTTGACCCGGATGCCGACCGTGCAGATCGACATCGGCTATCTGACCAACCCGCGTGATCTGGCCCTGGTGACCGCCCCGCACACCCGTGACGCCATCGCCGAGGGCATCCTCGCCGCGGTCAAACGCCTCTATCTGCTGGGCAAGAACGACCGGCCCACCGGCACGTTCACCTTCGCCGAACTGCTCGCCCACGAGATGTCGGTGGAGCAGGCCGGGCGCATCACCGGCTCCTAGCGGCAGGCGCCCGGCGCCCCGGCGCCGACCGGCTGGGTCATCTCGGCGCTGTCCAACAACCGCTCCAACGCCGCCTCGACGTCGGCCTTCCAGCCCAGGCCCTTGTCCAGTTCCAGCCGCAGCCGCGGGAAATACCGGTGCGGGGCCACCACCACGAAACCCGCGTCCTGCAGCACCTGCGCGTCGATGATGCAGTGCTGCAGCCGACAGTCCCCGGTGCTCGCGACCACCGCCCGGGTCTGCGGGTCGCCGATCTCGGTGTCGGTGAGTGCGGTGGCCGCGGCGGTGCGGCCGAACGCCTCCAGGGCCCGCACCCCGCGGCGCACCAGGTCCTCGACGACCCGGGCCACCAGCCGCTGGGCCAGCCCGTCCTCCACGCCGGCGGGCTCGACCTCCATCGACGTCAGCAGCACCGCGTCCGCCGAGACCGGGCCGGTGGGGAACCGCCGGGCCCGCGGCACCACCCGCGGCGGGGCGTAGAACACATACCCCAGGCAGCGCTGCTCGACGGCGTCGGCGGTCGCCGGCAGCGCCAGCTGACCGCAGGAGCCCCATTCGAGCATGACCATCGACAGCCAGGCTTCCTTCTCGAACTCCGGGTCGCTGAGCCGCTCACCGGCGTCGAGGGTGCCCGGGTCGACCTCCCAGAACACGCAGCGGCGCGCGGTCTTGGGCAGCCGATCGAACGCCTCGAGTCGCAGCGGACTGATTCGAGCAGACACTAGACTTCCGGGCCTCCGTGCATCGCGGCCGGCGAATTGCGGCACCTCCAGAATAAAAGAGACGCCTGCCGTGCGGCCACCGCATCGCAGCGAGCGCGGCCGGCCCACCGTGGTGACCACACCGAGATTCTCAGCGAAAGACACTGGCGTACACCATCTTTCGGCATCACGCAGCGGTCCGGCGCGCGAGCCGGCAGCCGAAATCCCCGCGATGTGTCACAGTGACGTAATTCGCCGGTGTGGCCGGTCAGGGCTTCGCCGTGATCATCAACGCCGCGATGCGCTGCAGGTCGTCGACCGAGGCGAACTCGACGACGATCTTGCCTTTGCGCTTGCCGAGGCTCACCGTCACCCGGGTGTCGAAGGCGTCGGAGAGCTGCTCGGCGACGTCCTGCAGCCCGGGCATCTGGATCGGCTTGCGTTTCGGTGCCGGCGGGGCGTCGGGTCCGGCCCGGTTCGCCAGGGTCACCGCCTCCTCGGTGGCCCGCACCGACAGCCCCTCGGCGACGATCCGCGCGGCGAGCTCCTCCTGGGCCTCCGCGCCGGCCTCCAGCGAGAGCAGCGCGCGGGCGTGCCCGGCGGAGAGCACCCCGGCGGCCACTCGGCGCTGCACCGCGATCGGCAGCCGCAGCAACCGGATCATGTTGGAGATCAGCGGCCGGGAGCGCCCGATGCGCGCGGCGAGTTCATCGTGGGTGACACCGAACTCGTCGAGCAGCTGTTGGTAGGCCGCGGCCTCCTCCAGCGGGTTGAGCTGCACCCGGTGGATGTTCTCCAGCAGGGCGTCGCGCAGCAGCGTGTCGTCGCCGGTGTCGCGGATGATCGACGGGATCGCGGCGAGCCCGGCCTCTTGGGCGGCACGCCAGCGCCGCTCCCCCATGATCAGCTGGTAGCGCGGCCCGTCGGCCGGGGCGTCGCGGACCTCGCGCACCACGATCGGCTGCATGAGGCCGAACTCCCGGATCGAGTGCACCAGCTCGCCCAGCGCCTCCTCGTCGAAGACCTGGCGGGGCTGGCGCGGGTTGGGCTCGATCTGCTCCAACGCGATCTCGCGGTACACCGCGCCCACGTCCGGGCCCGCGGCCACCGGCTCGGCGGCCGGCTCGGCGCCGGCGGGGCGCGCGCCGCCGAGCACGATGTCGGCGGCCGAATCGCCCATCCGCGGGCCCAGCTGCTCCGGATCGGTCTCCCCGGGTGCCGGACCGGTGGGGATCAACGAGGCCAGGCCGCGTCCGAGCCCGCCCCGCTTGCGCGCCTGTTGACTCATCGTGGTCCCTTCCCCTGGGCGTCGGCGGGCCGACCGCGCTGTGCGAGTTCCCGGCTGGCATCGAGGTAGCTCATCGCGCCCCGTGATCCCGGATCGTAATCGATGATCGTCATGCTGTACCCGGGCGCCTCGGAGACCTTGACGCTGCGCGGGACCACCGTGCGCAGGACCCGGTCGCCGAAGTAGCGCCGCACCTCGTCGGCCACCTGGTCGGCCAGCTTGGTCCGGCCGTCGTACATGGTGAGCACCACGGTGGAGACCGCGAGGTCCTTGTTCAGATGCGCCTTGACCATCTCGATGTTGCGCATCAGCTGCGACACCCCTTCCAGCGCGTAGTACTCGCACTGGATCGGGATGAGCACCTCCTCGGCGGCGACCAGCGCGTTGATCGTCAGCAGCCCCAGCGACGGCGGGCAATCGATGAAGATGTAGTCGAAGTCCAGCCCGTCGAGGTCGCCCAGCGCTCTCGCGAGCCGGTTCTCCCGGGCCACCATCGACACCAGCTCGATCTCTGCCCCGGCGAGGTCGATCGTCGCGGGGATGCAGAACAGCCGGGGGCTGTGCGGGCTGGGGCGGACCGCGGCGCGGGCCGGGATCTCCCCGAGGAGCATCTCGTAGGACGAGGGGCTGCCGGACTGGCGGTCGCCGATCCCCAGCGCGGTGCTCGCGTTGCCCTGCGGGTCCAGATCGATGACGAGGGTCTGCAACCCCTGCACCGCGAGCGCGGCGGCGAGGTTCACCGCGGTCGTGGTCTTGCCCACCCCGCCCTTCTGGTTGGCCACGGTGAGCACCCGCCGCCGGGCCGGCCGGGGCAGCCGGCCGTGGGTGGTGTGCAGCACCCGCATCGCCCGCTCGGCGGCCGCCCCGATCGGGGTGTCGACGGTCTCGGGTGTTTCACGTGAAACGGTGCGAGGTGAGGTTTCACGTGAAACCGGCCCTCCCCCGACCTTGCCGGCCGACGGCCCGGGCCGCCGCGGCCCCTTCGGCACGTTCATCTCGATCTCCTGCCCGCTCGTTTCGCCGGCCGTGGCCGGACCCTGCTGCTGCCTCCGCGCACCGCGCTCACCACGGTCGCGGGCACCG
This sequence is a window from Mycolicibacillus parakoreensis. Protein-coding genes within it:
- a CDS encoding ParA family protein: MNVPKGPRRPGPSAGKVGGGPVSRETSPRTVSRETPETVDTPIGAAAERAMRVLHTTHGRLPRPARRRVLTVANQKGGVGKTTTAVNLAAALAVQGLQTLVIDLDPQGNASTALGIGDRQSGSPSSYEMLLGEIPARAAVRPSPHSPRLFCIPATIDLAGAEIELVSMVARENRLARALGDLDGLDFDYIFIDCPPSLGLLTINALVAAEEVLIPIQCEYYALEGVSQLMRNIEMVKAHLNKDLAVSTVVLTMYDGRTKLADQVADEVRRYFGDRVLRTVVPRSVKVSEAPGYSMTIIDYDPGSRGAMSYLDASRELAQRGRPADAQGKGPR
- a CDS encoding acetyltransferase gives rise to the protein MSARISPLRLEAFDRLPKTARRCVFWEVDPGTLDAGERLSDPEFEKEAWLSMVMLEWGSCGQLALPATADAVEQRCLGYVFYAPPRVVPRARRFPTGPVSADAVLLTSMEVEPAGVEDGLAQRLVARVVEDLVRRGVRALEAFGRTAAATALTDTEIGDPQTRAVVASTGDCRLQHCIIDAQVLQDAGFVVVAPHRYFPRLRLELDKGLGWKADVEAALERLLDSAEMTQPVGAGAPGACR
- a CDS encoding ParB/RepB/Spo0J family partition protein; the encoded protein is MSQQARKRGGLGRGLASLIPTGPAPGETDPEQLGPRMGDSAADIVLGGARPAGAEPAAEPVAAGPDVGAVYREIALEQIEPNPRQPRQVFDEEALGELVHSIREFGLMQPIVVREVRDAPADGPRYQLIMGERRWRAAQEAGLAAIPSIIRDTGDDTLLRDALLENIHRVQLNPLEEAAAYQQLLDEFGVTHDELAARIGRSRPLISNMIRLLRLPIAVQRRVAAGVLSAGHARALLSLEAGAEAQEELAARIVAEGLSVRATEEAVTLANRAGPDAPPAPKRKPIQMPGLQDVAEQLSDAFDTRVTVSLGKRKGKIVVEFASVDDLQRIAALMITAKP